The Castor canadensis chromosome 8, mCasCan1.hap1v2, whole genome shotgun sequence genome contains a region encoding:
- the Gdf11 gene encoding growth/differentiation factor 11, translating into MVLAAPLLLGFLLLALELRPRGEAAEGPAAAAAAVAAAAAGAGGERSSRPAPSVAPEPDGCPVCVWRQHSRELRLESIKSQILSKLRLKEAPNISREVVKQLLPKAPPLQQILDLHDFQGDALQPEDFLEEDEYHATTETVISMAQETDPAVQTDGSPLCCHFHFSPKVMFTKVLKAQLWVYLRPVPRPATVYLQILRLKPLTGEGTAGGGGGGRRHIRIRSLKIELHSRSGHWQSIDFKQVLHSWFRQPQSNWGIEINAFDPSGTDLAVTSLGPGAEGLHPFMELRVLENTKRSRRNLGLDCDEHSSESRCCRYPLTVDFEAFGWDWIIAPKRYKANYCSGQCEYMFMQKYPHTHLVQQANPRGSAGPCCTPTKMSPINMLYFNDKQQIIYGKIPGMVVDRCGCS; encoded by the exons atGGTGCTCGCGGCCCCGCTGCTGCTGGGCTTCCTGCTCCTCGCCCTGGAGCTGCGGCCCCGGGGGGAGGCGGCCGAGGgccccgcggcggcggcggcggcggtggcggcggcggcggccggggCCGGGGGGGAGCGTTCGAGCCGGCCGGCCCCGTCCGTGGCGCCCGAGCCGGACGGTTGTCCGGTGTGCGTGTGGCGGCAGCACAGCCGCGAGCTGCGCCTGGAGAGCATCAAGTCGCAGATCCTGAGCAAACTGCGGCTCAAGGAGGCGCCCAACATCAGCCGCGAGGTGGTAAAGCAGCTGCTGCCCAAGGCGCCGCCGCTGCAGCAGATCCTAGACCTGCATGACTTCCAGGGCGACGCGCTGCAGCCCGAGGACTTCTTGGAGGAGGATGAGTACCACGCCACCACTGAGACGGTCATTAGCATGGCCCAGGAGA CGGACCCTGCAGTGCAGACAGATGGCAGCCCTCTCTGTTGCCATTTCCACTTCAGCCCCAAGGTGATGTTCACAAAGGTACTGAAGGCCCAGCTGTGGGTGTACCTTCGGCCTGTTCCCCGCCCAGCCACAGTCTACCTGCAGATCTTGCGACTGAAACCCCTAACTGGGGAAGGGACcgcagggggagggggtggaggccgGCGTCACATCCGTATCCGTTCACTCAAGATTGAGCTACACTCACGTTCCGGCCACTGGCAGAGCATCGACTTCAAGCAAGTGCTACACAGCTGGTTCCGCCAGCCGCAGAGCAACTGGGGCATCGAGATCAACGCGTTTGATCCCAGTGGCACAGACCTGGCTGTCACCTCCCTGGGGCCGGGAGCTGAGGGGCTG CATCCTTTCATGGAGCTTCGAGTCCTAGAGAACACAAAACGGTCCCGGAGGAACCTGGGCCTGGATTGTGATGAGCACTCAAGCGAGTCCCGCTGCTGCCGATATCCCCTCACAGTGGACTTTGAGGCTTTTGGCTGGGACTGGATCATCGCACCTAAGCGCTACAAGGCCAACTACTGCTCCGGCCAATGCGAGTACATGTTCATGCAAAAGTATCCACACACCCACTTGGTGCAACAGGCCAATCCAAGAGGTTCTGCTGGGCCCTGCTGCACACCTACCAAGATGTCCCCAATCAACATGCTCTACTTCAATGACAAGCAGCAGATTATCTACGGCAAGATCCCTGGCATGGTGGTGGATCGCTGTGGCTGCTCCTAA